The Miscanthus floridulus cultivar M001 chromosome 17, ASM1932011v1, whole genome shotgun sequence genome has a window encoding:
- the LOC136516878 gene encoding soluble inorganic pyrophosphatase-like, producing MSQENGATNGHAAEEHEDVMEVEPKQRRAPRLNERILSSLSRRSVAAHPWHDLEIGPEAPAVFNVVVEITKGSKVKYELDKKTGLIKVDRVLYSSVVYPHNYGFIPRTLCEDNDPMDVLVLMQEPVLPGAFLRARAIGLMPMIDQGEKDDKIIAVCADDPEYRHYNDISELSPHRLQEIRRFFEDYKKNENKEVAVNDFLPAAAAREAIQYSMDLYGQYIMQTLRR from the exons ATGAGCCAGGAGAACGGAGCCACCAACGGGCACGCCGCCGAGGAGCATGAGGACGTGATGGAGGTGGAGCCGAAGCAGCGCCGGGCGCCGCGGCTGAACGAGCGGATCCTCTCGTCGCTGTCGCGGAGATCCGTCGCCGCGCACCCCTGGCACGACCTCGAGATCG GTCCTGAAGCTCCGGCCGTCTTCAACGTC GTCGTGGAGATCACCAAGGGGAGCAAGGTGAAGTACGAGCTGGACAAGAAGACGGGGCTCATCAAGGTGGACCGGGTCCTCTACTCGTCCGTCGTCTACCCTCACAACTACGGCTTCATCCCCCGGACGCTCTGCGAGGACAACGACCCCATGGACGTCCTCGTCCTCATGCAG GAACCAGTCCTTCCCGGCGCCTTCCTCCGCGCCAGGGCCATCGGCCTCATGCCTATGATAGATCAG GGGGAGAAGGACGACAAGATCATTGCCGTCTGCGCCGACGATCCCGAGTACCGCCACTACAACGACATCAGCGAGCTTTCTCCTCACCGCCTCCAGGAGATCCGCCGCTTCTTCGAAGACT ACAAGAAGAACGAGAACAAGGAGGTGGCCGTCAACGACTTCCTGCCCGCCGCAGCTGCCCGCGAAGCCATACAGTACTCCAT GGACCTGTACGGTCAGTATATTATGCAGACCCTGCGGCGGTAG